A region of Bacteroidetes bacterium SB0662_bin_6 DNA encodes the following proteins:
- a CDS encoding BamA/TamA family outer membrane protein: protein MACPGAPCRTMPAGFPERRACGLCRAERVPRGLVLSCVAMRIETQFVRALTLAVLVIAAPGGLLPEAYAQSGNRERTALPVEAPGDGVEEQGGGDDRVESLSDSTRVFLAEVHITGLDPGRLRIVRTEVAFGIGEPFDPLRMEADIERVLSVLEREGLPLSTASVQMIERSGDAPDRLAVTLHIVSGPEVVLRRFDLEGARRTRPQLVTRLAGMKPGMKILRFDPERLRRRIEGRELFETVGLPVLRIAADTSAVVRVPIEEGPPGAFDLVLGYLPPSEDGQRGSITGSGHLALRNPFGRGLTTSLRMNRLPDQVTSLDLSVAWPFAFGLPLGLEAGFSGLEEDSTYGKRAYRGELNYDLAPGMKAFAGFSRESTAPGQAGVRFGPAGRQVAPTAKARFLGLGVRLSLLDHTSNPTRGFYVEMNLESGRKERTEYHVVGVDTLRSRTLLEQQRLYATGRWFAPVFSRSVIVAGVDASVLLSPEYDRSDLFRFGGAATLRGYDEDRFLGRIVGRALAEYRILIDAVSYAYGFFDLGYVDRPETPDLQTMQGIHPGYGVGIRFRTAAGLINMSAALNPESGPGDVRIHAGVSFGL, encoded by the coding sequence ATTGCAGCGCCTGGAGGCCTGCTTCCGGAGGCGTATGCGCAATCCGGAAACAGGGAGCGCACTGCTCTGCCCGTCGAAGCCCCGGGAGACGGAGTGGAGGAGCAAGGCGGCGGAGACGATAGGGTGGAGAGCCTGTCCGATAGTACGCGGGTCTTTCTCGCGGAGGTACACATTACGGGTCTGGACCCGGGTCGCCTCCGTATTGTACGGACGGAGGTGGCGTTCGGGATTGGAGAGCCATTCGATCCGCTCCGGATGGAGGCGGATATTGAACGGGTGTTGTCCGTGCTGGAACGGGAGGGGCTTCCGCTTTCGACCGCCTCCGTGCAGATGATCGAACGGTCCGGGGATGCGCCGGATCGGCTTGCCGTCACATTGCATATCGTATCCGGTCCGGAGGTAGTGCTTCGGCGATTCGATCTGGAGGGCGCCCGGCGGACCCGACCGCAACTTGTGACCCGTCTGGCGGGAATGAAACCGGGTATGAAAATACTCCGGTTCGACCCGGAGCGTCTCCGTCGCCGCATTGAGGGAAGGGAACTCTTCGAAACCGTGGGTCTGCCGGTATTGCGTATAGCTGCCGATACGTCGGCCGTGGTGCGTGTCCCCATAGAAGAGGGTCCGCCCGGAGCCTTCGACCTGGTGTTGGGCTATTTACCCCCCTCGGAGGATGGTCAGCGCGGCAGCATTACGGGCAGCGGACATCTTGCGCTCCGCAATCCGTTCGGACGCGGCCTCACGACGTCCTTGCGGATGAACAGGCTGCCGGATCAGGTGACCAGCCTCGATCTGTCTGTGGCCTGGCCATTCGCTTTTGGACTTCCTCTGGGGTTGGAGGCGGGTTTCTCTGGCCTGGAAGAGGACTCCACGTACGGGAAAAGGGCATACCGGGGTGAACTGAACTATGATCTTGCTCCGGGAATGAAGGCATTCGCCGGATTCAGCCGGGAAAGCACGGCGCCCGGACAAGCCGGTGTACGGTTCGGACCGGCAGGCCGGCAGGTGGCTCCGACGGCCAAGGCGCGTTTTCTGGGCCTGGGCGTGCGCTTGTCGCTCCTGGACCACACATCGAACCCTACACGGGGTTTTTATGTGGAGATGAACCTCGAAAGCGGGCGCAAGGAGCGCACGGAATACCATGTGGTCGGTGTGGATACGCTTCGGAGCCGGACATTACTGGAGCAACAGCGATTGTATGCAACAGGGCGCTGGTTTGCCCCGGTATTTTCCCGATCGGTGATTGTGGCTGGAGTGGACGCCAGCGTTCTGTTGAGTCCGGAGTATGATCGGAGCGATCTTTTCCGGTTCGGCGGCGCGGCAACGCTCAGGGGATACGATGAGGACCGGTTTTTGGGGCGCATTGTTGGCAGGGCGCTTGCCGAATATCGGATATTGATCGATGCGGTTTCTTATGCCTATGGCTTTTTCGATCTCGGCTATGTGGATCGCCCGGAGACGCCGGACTTGCAGACTATGCAGGGTATTCATCCGGGTTACGGCGTGGGAATCCGATTCAGAACCGCTGCGGGGCTTATCAATATGAGTGCTGCCTTGAATCCTGAGAGCGGGCCCGGGGATGTGCGTATCCATGCAGGCGTTTCCTTCGGGCTGTAA